In a single window of the Actinomycetota bacterium genome:
- a CDS encoding histidine phosphatase family protein → MELLLVRHALPVRRELESGVADPELSAAGRQQAEHLADYLAAERLHAIYASPLQRARQTAEPIALSQELSVVIEDAVAEWDRNSNEYVPVEELKAENDPRWHALLNGEWPVDDESPDIFVRRCVDAIERLVDAHPSQKIAVVCHGGVINAYLAHVLGTPNSMGFFYPNYTSIHRVAAAGSGQRSIVTVNETAHLRGTGLPTGLHQ, encoded by the coding sequence ATGGAGCTGCTGCTGGTACGCCACGCGCTGCCCGTGCGCCGCGAGTTGGAGAGCGGTGTCGCCGACCCGGAGCTCTCCGCGGCCGGCCGCCAGCAGGCAGAGCACCTCGCCGACTACCTCGCCGCCGAGCGGCTTCACGCGATCTACGCCAGCCCGCTGCAGCGGGCCCGGCAGACCGCAGAACCGATCGCGCTCTCCCAGGAGCTCAGCGTCGTGATCGAGGACGCAGTCGCCGAGTGGGACCGCAACTCGAACGAGTACGTCCCGGTGGAGGAGCTGAAGGCCGAGAACGACCCGCGCTGGCACGCGCTGCTCAACGGGGAGTGGCCGGTCGACGACGAGAGTCCCGACATCTTCGTCCGACGCTGTGTCGACGCCATCGAGCGCCTCGTCGATGCCCACCCGTCGCAGAAGATCGCCGTCGTCTGCCACGGCGGCGTGATCAACGCTTACCTCGCCCACGTCCTCGGCACGCCCAACTCGATGGGCTTCTTCTACCCGAACTACACCTCGATCCACCGGGTGGCCGCGGCGGGCAGCGGTCAGCGCTCGATCGTGACGGTCAACGAGACCGCGCACCTGCGCGGCACCGGGCTGCCGACGGGTCTCCACCAGTGA
- the pyk gene encoding pyruvate kinase: MNRRTKIVATLGPATDRGGCPDELVAAGVDVVRLNLSHGTLDEHRARIAAVRSAAERAGRVVAVLADLPGPKLRAGEMPSGGVDLAAGAVVGLTFGEGPSTASTISVDYPGLAEDLAAGDRVVIGDGSIVMEVDAVAGETVECRVVAGGRVSGRPGVHLPGERLRMQTPTENDLVLARAVAAEVDFLAVSFVRSAGDVSALRAAVAQHPVRLVAKIETAAAVEALAAIADAADAVMVARGDLGIECPLEDVPHLQKRIVRHCVEAGIPVITATQMLESMIDAPEPTRAEVSDVANAVFDGTDAVMLSGETAIGADPANVVRTMSRIVERAEAGADYPGWGARLGRVLPRRPEASTDPVTMAMTHAAWQVQADLGLAAIAAVTRSGRTAQAIARYRPATPLLGLSPVPATVRHLALVWGVTPLAVEAARSTDDLVWTVVARAEVAGHVRSGDLLAVLAGAPDRPSHAATDLLRVVEVP; the protein is encoded by the coding sequence GTGAACCGTCGCACGAAGATCGTGGCCACCCTCGGACCGGCTACCGACCGAGGCGGCTGTCCCGACGAGCTCGTCGCCGCGGGCGTCGACGTGGTGCGGCTGAACCTGAGCCACGGAACCCTCGACGAGCACCGCGCCCGGATCGCGGCGGTGCGCTCCGCGGCCGAGCGGGCGGGCCGCGTCGTCGCCGTTCTCGCCGACCTCCCCGGCCCCAAGCTGCGTGCGGGGGAGATGCCGAGCGGCGGGGTGGACCTCGCTGCGGGCGCAGTCGTCGGACTGACCTTCGGTGAGGGGCCGAGCACCGCGTCGACGATCTCGGTGGACTACCCCGGCCTGGCGGAAGACCTCGCCGCCGGCGATCGGGTGGTGATCGGCGACGGGTCGATCGTGATGGAGGTAGATGCGGTGGCCGGCGAGACGGTCGAGTGCCGGGTCGTTGCTGGCGGCCGGGTCAGCGGCCGTCCCGGTGTCCACCTGCCCGGCGAGCGCCTACGGATGCAGACCCCGACCGAAAACGACCTGGTGCTCGCTCGGGCGGTGGCTGCCGAAGTCGACTTCCTGGCGGTGTCGTTCGTGCGCTCGGCCGGCGACGTCTCCGCCCTGCGGGCCGCGGTAGCGCAGCATCCGGTGCGGTTGGTGGCCAAGATCGAGACAGCGGCGGCGGTCGAGGCGTTGGCCGCGATCGCCGACGCTGCCGACGCCGTGATGGTCGCGAGGGGCGACCTCGGCATCGAGTGCCCGCTCGAAGACGTCCCGCACCTGCAGAAGCGGATCGTGCGGCACTGCGTCGAGGCCGGGATCCCGGTGATCACCGCCACCCAGATGCTGGAGAGCATGATCGACGCCCCGGAACCGACCCGCGCCGAGGTGAGCGACGTCGCGAACGCCGTGTTCGACGGAACCGACGCGGTGATGTTGTCGGGAGAGACGGCGATCGGCGCCGACCCGGCAAACGTGGTGCGGACCATGTCCCGCATCGTCGAGCGCGCGGAGGCGGGCGCCGACTATCCGGGGTGGGGAGCCCGTCTGGGGCGGGTGCTGCCACGACGGCCGGAGGCGTCGACCGACCCGGTCACGATGGCGATGACCCACGCCGCCTGGCAGGTTCAGGCCGATCTCGGGCTGGCGGCCATCGCCGCCGTCACCCGATCCGGGCGCACTGCCCAGGCGATCGCCCGCTACCGCCCCGCCACACCGCTGCTCGGGCTCAGCCCGGTGCCGGCGACCGTTCGCCACCTGGCCCTCGTCTGGGGGGTGACGCCGCTCGCCGTCGAAGCCGCGCGAAGCACAGACGACCTGGTGTGGACCGTCGTCGCCCGTGCCGAGGTGGCCGGTCATGTCCGCTCCGGCGACCTGCTGGCCGTCCTCGCCGGCGCCCCCGACCGCCCGAGCCACGCCGCCACGGACCTGCTCCGCGTCGTCGAGGTCCCCTGA
- a CDS encoding DUF3151 family protein: MSDQTVDLQPQGPPSTVLPEADPAAAAALRAALAAPVAERRTAVAAVVARWPRYLDAWALLGDAGRDLVEQYACYRVGYHRGLDALRASGWRGSGYVRWSAPTNRGFLRALRGLQRTAAAIGELDEADRCALLLRQLDPSGVPDEG; the protein is encoded by the coding sequence ATGAGCGACCAGACGGTCGATCTGCAGCCGCAGGGCCCGCCGTCGACCGTGCTCCCGGAGGCGGATCCCGCGGCCGCTGCCGCGCTGAGGGCCGCGCTCGCGGCGCCCGTCGCCGAACGGCGTACTGCCGTCGCCGCCGTCGTCGCGCGCTGGCCCCGCTACCTCGACGCATGGGCGCTGCTCGGCGACGCCGGGCGTGACCTGGTCGAGCAGTACGCGTGCTACCGGGTCGGCTACCACCGCGGCCTCGACGCCCTGCGGGCCAGCGGCTGGAGGGGTTCGGGCTACGTACGCTGGAGCGCGCCGACGAACCGCGGCTTCCTGCGCGCCCTGCGCGGGCTGCAGCGCACCGCGGCGGCGATCGGCGAGCTCGACGAGGCCGATCGCTGCGCGCTGCTCCTGCGCCAACTAGACCCGTCGGGCGTTCCGGACGAGGGCTGA
- a CDS encoding molybdenum cofactor guanylyltransferase: MPGDCWAGAVLAGGASRRMGSDKAALELGGEPLVARLAGVLRAAGADAVVAVGGDSSLHARAGVDSLPDEHPGQGPLGGLLSALHWSPCPVLVVVAVDLVGLDAETVSRVVAALRRPADHVEAADHAEAADVAAAQGGDRREPLCAAWRVQRCEPTLAAAFSSGERAIRRAWSGLQVVSVGVDPSRLVNANSPGDLGGG; this comes from the coding sequence TTGCCCGGCGACTGTTGGGCGGGGGCGGTGCTCGCGGGTGGGGCGAGCCGCCGGATGGGCAGCGACAAGGCCGCGCTCGAGCTGGGTGGCGAGCCGCTCGTCGCCCGGCTGGCGGGCGTCCTGCGCGCCGCCGGCGCCGACGCCGTCGTGGCGGTGGGCGGCGACAGCAGCTTGCACGCCCGTGCCGGCGTCGACTCGCTGCCCGACGAGCACCCCGGCCAGGGGCCCCTCGGCGGCTTGCTGAGCGCACTGCATTGGTCTCCGTGCCCGGTGCTCGTGGTGGTCGCGGTGGACCTCGTGGGGCTGGACGCCGAGACGGTGTCACGCGTCGTCGCCGCACTCCGCCGGCCCGCCGACCATGTCGAGGCCGCCGACCACGCCGAGGCCGCCGACGTCGCCGCGGCACAGGGCGGCGACCGTCGCGAACCGCTCTGTGCCGCCTGGAGGGTGCAACGCTGCGAGCCGACGCTCGCCGCCGCGTTCTCTTCGGGGGAGCGGGCGATCCGGCGCGCCTGGAGCGGCCTGCAGGTCGTATCGGTGGGTGTCGACCCCTCCCGGTTGGTGAACGCGAACAGCCCCGGTGACCTGGGAGGCGGGTAG
- a CDS encoding rhodanese-like domain-containing protein: protein MVAVPEITVDELARQLADGAALVDVRQPEEYTSGHVPGAVLVPLATVPENLGLMTSADGKPVYLICRSGGRSANACVYLAEQGLDAVNVQGGMIAWVSSGRHVVEGIDPS from the coding sequence ATGGTTGCAGTGCCGGAGATCACCGTCGACGAGCTCGCCCGGCAGCTGGCCGACGGCGCGGCGCTGGTCGACGTCCGCCAGCCGGAGGAGTACACGAGCGGGCACGTGCCCGGTGCCGTCTTGGTGCCCCTCGCCACCGTTCCGGAGAACCTCGGCCTGATGACGAGCGCCGACGGCAAGCCCGTCTACCTGATCTGCCGCAGCGGGGGTCGCAGCGCGAACGCCTGCGTCTACCTGGCCGAGCAGGGTCTCGACGCGGTGAACGTGCAGGGTGGGATGATCGCCTGGGTGTCGAGCGGGCGCCACGTCGTGGAGGGGATCGACCCGTCGTGA
- a CDS encoding HRDC domain-containing protein, whose protein sequence is MSHRWVSTDEELARVVDEVRSEPRYALDTEFHRERTYYPRLALVQLSWPGGTVLIDPLACDCRGLVPLLEGPGLAVLHAAQQDLDVLQSSIGAVPAHLYDTQLAAGFVGYSTPALSALAQGELATTLPKGDRLTDWLRRPLTEAQREYAASDVTHLLALHDTLTAQAAALGRAAWVDEACEELRTRAYGSNDPADAWLRLKDVRTLKAKARGVAQAVAEWRERRAAASDIPPRQVLPDLAILGIAQKAPRTPQELAHARGVDERHYRGGLGREIVDAVARGVDQEVAVPANDADELDRHLRPAVTLVSAWVSELARKERIDTVLLGTRADIAALLRGDPEARLASGWRAAVVGDDIRHLVEGTAALTFDGRGGLSLIPVPVVTAPDV, encoded by the coding sequence GTGAGCCACCGCTGGGTGTCGACCGACGAGGAGCTGGCACGGGTGGTCGACGAGGTGCGCAGTGAGCCGCGCTACGCCCTCGACACCGAGTTCCACCGGGAGCGCACGTACTACCCACGTCTCGCTCTGGTGCAGCTGTCCTGGCCGGGGGGCACCGTGCTGATCGACCCGCTGGCGTGCGACTGCCGCGGTCTGGTCCCCCTGCTCGAGGGTCCCGGGCTCGCGGTGTTGCACGCTGCCCAGCAGGACCTCGACGTGTTGCAGTCCTCGATCGGGGCGGTGCCGGCCCACCTCTACGACACCCAGCTCGCGGCGGGCTTCGTCGGCTACAGCACGCCGGCGTTGAGCGCGCTGGCGCAGGGCGAGCTGGCGACGACGCTCCCGAAGGGTGACCGCCTCACCGACTGGCTGCGCCGGCCGCTCACCGAGGCCCAGCGCGAATACGCGGCTTCCGACGTGACGCACCTGCTCGCCCTGCACGACACGCTCACCGCGCAGGCGGCCGCGCTCGGGCGCGCGGCATGGGTCGACGAGGCCTGTGAAGAGCTGCGCACCCGCGCTTACGGCAGCAACGACCCGGCAGACGCCTGGCTGCGCCTGAAGGACGTGCGCACGCTGAAGGCGAAGGCGCGCGGCGTGGCCCAGGCGGTGGCCGAGTGGCGTGAGCGCCGGGCGGCGGCGAGCGACATCCCGCCTCGGCAGGTGTTGCCCGACCTCGCGATCCTCGGCATCGCCCAGAAGGCGCCGCGCACGCCGCAAGAGCTCGCGCACGCCCGCGGGGTGGACGAGCGGCACTACCGGGGAGGTCTCGGCCGAGAGATCGTCGACGCCGTCGCCCGCGGGGTCGACCAAGAGGTCGCCGTGCCCGCGAACGACGCCGACGAGCTCGACCGCCACCTGCGCCCGGCCGTCACCCTCGTGTCGGCGTGGGTCAGCGAGCTCGCCCGCAAGGAGCGCATCGACACCGTGCTGCTCGGGACACGGGCCGACATCGCCGCGCTGCTGCGCGGCGATCCCGAAGCCAGGCTGGCGAGCGGCTGGCGGGCGGCAGTGGTCGGCGACGACATCCGCCACCTGGTGGAAGGCACCGCCGCGCTCACCTTCGACGGCCGGGGCGGTCTTTCGCTCATCCCCGTGCCGGTCGTGACCGCGCCCGATGTCTAG
- a CDS encoding DUF1624 domain-containing protein — MSSAIGADALAAEAPEATAPAEPVPPDPPRTRSLYIDAARGLLLAVMLVTPAFGEGDAYPWLHHSPWDGLTVSDFVFPAFMFLSGFSLWFLTRRGFSAKVVRRLVKRVIALIVAGLVYNAWDTGADLTNLRFTGVLQTIGIAGGLGAIVIWATRGRRLPVAAVTAVIVMGWGVLVGRPCEGRCSPMFWLDRAIVNDQHLYRGAASGIDPEGVGQMLIAVALVLLGWIAATLLEGERNLLRTWLYAAGLGAAGLIAMTVVDPNKRLATPSYVAITAAAALTLLLVCRALEHLPVGKQLCWTASVLGINSLVVYMGERFVNGALQHTTVDGRPAHEWLADVLNASPDRAGLAIGFSVLVALWLVTAAMKALQWRIAL, encoded by the coding sequence ATGTCTAGCGCCATCGGCGCCGACGCCCTCGCCGCTGAGGCGCCGGAAGCCACCGCTCCCGCCGAGCCCGTGCCGCCGGACCCGCCGCGCACCCGCAGCCTCTACATCGACGCCGCGCGAGGCCTGCTGCTCGCCGTGATGCTGGTCACGCCGGCCTTCGGGGAGGGCGACGCGTACCCTTGGCTCCACCACTCGCCTTGGGACGGGCTGACGGTGAGCGATTTCGTCTTTCCCGCCTTCATGTTCCTGTCCGGGTTCTCGCTGTGGTTCCTCACCAGGCGCGGGTTCTCGGCAAAGGTGGTCCGCCGGCTGGTCAAGCGGGTGATCGCGCTGATCGTCGCCGGACTCGTCTACAACGCCTGGGACACCGGAGCAGACCTGACCAACCTGCGCTTCACCGGTGTGCTGCAGACGATCGGCATCGCCGGGGGCCTCGGCGCGATCGTGATCTGGGCGACGCGGGGCCGCCGCCTCCCCGTCGCTGCCGTCACCGCCGTGATCGTGATGGGGTGGGGAGTGCTCGTCGGCCGCCCCTGCGAAGGGCGCTGCAGCCCGATGTTCTGGCTGGACCGCGCGATCGTCAACGATCAACACCTCTACCGCGGCGCCGCGTCGGGGATCGACCCCGAGGGAGTGGGGCAGATGCTGATCGCGGTCGCGCTGGTGCTGCTCGGCTGGATCGCGGCCACCTTGCTGGAGGGGGAGCGGAACCTGCTCCGCACATGGCTCTACGCGGCCGGCCTCGGCGCGGCGGGGCTGATCGCGATGACGGTCGTCGATCCGAACAAGCGGTTGGCGACGCCGTCCTACGTGGCCATCACGGCCGCCGCGGCGCTCACGTTGCTGCTCGTGTGCCGCGCCCTCGAGCACCTGCCGGTCGGCAAGCAGCTGTGCTGGACGGCCTCCGTGCTCGGGATCAACTCGCTCGTCGTGTACATGGGGGAGCGATTCGTGAACGGAGCGCTCCAGCACACCACGGTGGACGGCCGCCCGGCGCACGAGTGGCTGGCCGACGTGCTGAACGCCTCACCCGACCGAGCCGGCCTGGCGATCGGGTTCAGCGTCCTCGTTGCGTTGTGGCTGGTCACTGCGGCGATGAAGGCCCTTCAGTGGCGGATCGCCCTGTAG
- a CDS encoding ParA family protein, which yields MASRGAIAAIVNQKGGVGKTTVTVGLTSAAMRAGKRVLVVDLDPQGSSTWVLGRDPTTVGVSTAEVLHGAPAENAIVASSWSERVHLLPSSHRLLPHEVTCEPGRLAAALATVVGHYHVVLLDCPPSLGSLTLNGLTAAQHAVIVVEPAALSLRGIGAVADVVDEVWDAHNPNLDLAGVIVNKVPPVSGEADRRLEELARIVGRKAIWEPFVPQRVIINQAIGDRQPIHAYGVRAADVVEVFDQLWRHLRRHVKEHRR from the coding sequence ATGGCGTCGAGGGGTGCGATCGCGGCGATCGTCAACCAGAAGGGCGGGGTCGGCAAGACGACGGTCACCGTCGGGCTCACCTCCGCGGCGATGCGCGCCGGCAAGCGCGTGCTCGTCGTCGACCTCGACCCGCAGGGCTCCTCGACGTGGGTGCTCGGGCGAGATCCGACCACCGTCGGCGTGTCGACTGCCGAGGTGCTCCACGGTGCGCCGGCGGAGAACGCCATCGTGGCCTCGTCCTGGAGCGAGCGCGTGCACCTGCTGCCCTCTTCACACCGGCTGCTCCCCCACGAGGTCACCTGCGAGCCCGGGCGGCTCGCGGCGGCGTTGGCGACAGTGGTCGGCCACTACCACGTCGTGCTGCTCGACTGCCCGCCCTCGCTCGGCAGCCTCACCCTGAACGGCCTCACCGCCGCCCAGCACGCGGTGATCGTCGTCGAACCGGCGGCGCTGAGCCTGCGCGGGATCGGTGCGGTGGCAGACGTGGTCGACGAGGTGTGGGACGCCCACAACCCGAACCTCGACCTGGCCGGCGTGATCGTCAACAAGGTGCCGCCGGTGTCGGGCGAGGCCGATCGACGTCTCGAGGAGCTGGCCCGCATCGTCGGGCGCAAGGCGATCTGGGAGCCGTTCGTCCCCCAGCGCGTGATCATCAACCAGGCGATCGGCGACCGTCAGCCGATCCACGCCTACGGGGTACGCGCCGCCGACGTGGTCGAGGTGTTCGACCAGCTCTGGCGACACCTGCGCCGCCACGTGAAAGAGCACCGCCGCTGA
- a CDS encoding DUF3459 domain-containing protein, with product MAHAGPWWQSAVIYQIYPRSFADADADGIGDLAGILAHLDHVEWLGVDAIWLSPIFPSPMADFGYDVSDYCSVDPVFGDLDTFDRLVAEAHRRGLKVMLDWVPNHTSDQHPWFLESRSGRSSAKRDWYVWRDAPANNWRAAFDTAEPAWTLDPATEQWYLHCFLPEQPDLNWANGEVRAAMLDTLRFWLDRGVDGFRMDVVHLLGKDVDADDPADLVHWSHVPFNDHPDTHRYLREIRAVLDSYPGDRTSVGEVYLLDPEKVVKYYGDGDELHLSFNFGLTHSRWEAAELHRHVRDGLAVLEPAGAWPVWVLSNHDQPRHRGRYGGDERVARAAAVLLTTLPGTPFLYAGEELGLVDADIPPERVVDPGGRDGCRAPLPWTAAAPHGWPADPWLPFPPEAGERSVEAQRGDPTSVLHLYRTLLALRRAGDALRTGSFELRDDAPAGVLAYEREGSERLTIQVSTSEHPARSLTDDGEVLLDTAGAQTPGEDLAPFGARIVRRP from the coding sequence ATGGCGCATGCAGGGCCTTGGTGGCAGTCGGCTGTGATCTACCAGATCTACCCCCGCAGCTTCGCCGACGCCGATGCCGACGGCATCGGCGACCTGGCCGGGATCCTCGCCCACCTCGACCACGTGGAGTGGCTGGGAGTCGACGCGATCTGGTTGTCGCCGATCTTTCCCTCCCCGATGGCCGACTTCGGGTACGACGTCAGCGACTACTGCTCCGTCGACCCCGTGTTCGGTGACCTCGACACGTTCGACCGCCTCGTCGCCGAGGCCCACCGCCGCGGGTTGAAGGTGATGCTCGACTGGGTGCCGAACCACACCTCCGACCAGCACCCGTGGTTCCTGGAGAGCCGCTCCGGGCGCTCCAGCGCGAAGCGCGACTGGTACGTGTGGCGCGACGCCCCGGCCAACAACTGGCGGGCGGCCTTCGACACCGCCGAGCCGGCGTGGACGCTCGACCCGGCGACCGAGCAGTGGTATCTGCACTGCTTCCTGCCCGAGCAGCCCGACCTGAACTGGGCCAACGGCGAGGTACGCGCGGCGATGCTCGACACGTTGCGCTTCTGGCTCGACCGTGGCGTCGACGGCTTCCGGATGGACGTCGTGCACCTGCTCGGCAAGGACGTCGACGCCGACGACCCCGCCGACCTCGTCCACTGGTCGCACGTGCCGTTCAACGACCACCCCGACACCCACCGTTACCTGCGTGAGATCCGGGCGGTGCTCGATTCCTACCCCGGCGACCGCACGAGTGTCGGCGAGGTGTACCTGCTCGACCCGGAAAAGGTGGTCAAGTACTACGGCGACGGCGACGAGCTGCACCTCAGCTTCAACTTCGGCCTCACCCACTCGCGCTGGGAGGCCGCCGAGCTGCACCGCCACGTGCGCGACGGCCTCGCGGTGCTGGAGCCCGCCGGAGCGTGGCCGGTGTGGGTGCTGTCCAACCACGACCAACCCCGCCACCGCGGCCGCTACGGAGGTGACGAGCGCGTCGCCCGTGCAGCCGCCGTGCTGCTCACCACGCTGCCCGGCACACCGTTCCTGTATGCCGGCGAGGAGCTCGGCCTGGTCGACGCCGACATACCCCCCGAGCGCGTCGTCGACCCCGGCGGGCGCGACGGCTGCCGGGCTCCGCTGCCCTGGACCGCGGCGGCGCCGCACGGATGGCCGGCCGATCCGTGGTTGCCATTCCCGCCCGAAGCGGGCGAGCGCTCGGTCGAGGCACAGCGAGGCGATCCGACGTCCGTGCTGCACCTCTACCGCACCTTGCTCGCCCTCCGGCGGGCCGGCGATGCGCTGCGCACGGGCTCGTTCGAGCTGCGCGACGACGCCCCTGCCGGGGTCCTCGCCTACGAGCGGGAGGGCAGCGAGCGGCTCACGATCCAGGTGTCGACGAGCGAACACCCGGCACGATCGCTGACCGACGACGGCGAGGTGCTGCTCGACACCGCCGGCGCGCAGACCCCCGGCGAGGACCTCGCCCCGTTCGGCGCTCGAATCGTTCGCCGTCCCTGA